The Anaerolineae bacterium region TGCAGCGGTTCCACTCTGATATTAAATCTAGTGTTTGCACTCAGATCCTCTTTAAGGCAGCTAACGGCGAAAATAACCGGCCGGCGAGCTTTTCCGCCGGTCGGGTTGATTTTTTTGTTGGGCTTTATCTCACGCCTATTGCACAGGAACCATCTTTACGCAGCCAAATGCCTATAGACAGATTTTGAAAAATATTCCCAATCATAGTAATACCACCAACTCTTATAGAATTACCCTTTACATCAAATAGTTCGGGTTTCGGAGACTCGGAACATTTTACAAAGTAACCATCAGGAGCATATAATTCTGCATCTGCCTTGAATTCATCGCCAACACCGTGGGTTAGTTCGAACATTTCTTTCTTATCAAGGCTACAAATAAATTTGCCTGGCGTATCTCTTATTTCGATGTTAGCTTTTTTTCCTGCTTCAGTGGGAAAAATACGATTACCCTTAACCTTTGCCAAATACGTTCCATCAGAATGATAGATAGGTATTTGTGTTGTAAAGCCAATTCCTTGATCCTGAATTATTTCCATGAGCGGAGTATCTTCATATTTTAAAATAACTGGAACATTAAGGAATGTATTTGTCGCGACTACGACCTTTGGTGATGATTGAAAAATGAGTTCCATTTTTTCCTCCATTAAAAGCCCAACGCTGGAGTTCACCGGGAGGCGGGCGCTCTTTTCCGCCGATCCGGTGCACGACTTGTTGTGCCCAGCACTTCATGAGTCACAGTTTATACAGCAAAATTGCAGCTATGACGATGAATGCGACAACCAAAATCCACCGCTGCCACCTCAGTTCCTTAAGTATAATGTTCATTCTTGCCATGATAGTACCAAGAGGAAATTCATCGACGCGGGGAGACATGGAACCGAAGAGCTCGATATCTCGTTTGTTTCTGAGCCTGTTAAACAGAAGCTGTCCGTGTCGCGAGTTCTGAAGGAAGTCCTCAAAGTACAAGCGTGTCTCTGCCATTTGGTTTTCGCGGTCGGTAAAGAAGAAGAAATCTTCCTTTTCCTTAAGAAGGCCCTCAGGTATGTCGTGAAGGACCACCAGGTCTCTGAGAATCTTACCGCTCTGACATATGAAGAAGTGGATAAAGGCGGTTCCGGGGTCTTCTATGACGCGGTCATCCTCGATGTAGTACCAAGCCCATTCCGACACCCAGCCTTCCTTCCCGACTTCCAGGCACAACTTGAGGAGATGAAGGAGATAGGTTTCGTCTCGGTTCTGTGTTTCGATCCGGATTTCCTCTCCCCGGCTTTTCACAACCAGTGCTGGTAAGGTAAAAGATAGGTCTTCGACTTCGTAGTGATCGTCCTGTCCCAGAATGCCTCTTAGTACTTCAAGAAAGGGGTTTTCGGCAATGAGTCGCTTCTCTTGATTCATTACGCGAAGCGACGATTTGCTAATCAGATCCAAATCAACCTGATACGGATGATATGTCTTGAATGTCGGCATGGTCACCTCTCAAATCTATGGCACAACATTTACATATAAGGCAAATTTGCCTGATATCCTGATATTGAACAGACAAACAGGCAAATTTGCTTGTTTTCAATATTCAATATAGTGTATTCTCTCTAACCATGAAAAAACGATAAAACAGGAAGAAAGCTATGTCAAGTAAAAGTAATATTCTGAATGATATGCGCGATGTAATGCGGCGCCGACACTATTCGATTCGCACGGAGCGAAGCTACTGCGATTGGGTAAAACGCTTTGTCCTTCATTTCAATATGAAGTCGCGCGATGACCTGAGTGATGGAGAAAAGAAGATCGAAACGTATCTGACGTTTTTAGCTCGCGATAGGAATGTGGCGCCATCGACACAGAATCAGGCGTTGAATGCGCTGGTCTTTTTCTACAAACATGTACTCAAACAACCACTGGACGAGAAAATCAACGCTGAAAGGGCGATCAGGAAGATCAGGATTCCTGTTGTCTTGACAAGGGATGAGACGAAGCGGATCATTGGTGCGATGACCGGAATTCATCAGCTTGTTGTCAAACTGTTGTACGGTTCGGGGTTGCGCATCATCGAATGCCTGAGGCTGAGGGTGCATGATATTGACTTTGATATGAAGGCGCTGACAGTTCGTAGCGGTAAAGGGGACAAAGACAGAGTCACGACATTACCACCCAGTCTCCAAGCGGCGCTGGAGACGCATTTGATGCGTGTCAGAATCGTTCACGAAGGAGATATTGCCAACGGATACGGCGAAGTCTATCTGCCCCACGCTCTTGCCAGAAAATACACCAATGCCGCAAGACAGTGGCAATGGCAGTACGTTTTCCCCGCTCAAAAACTGTCAACTGACCCGCGCACGGGCATCGTCCGGCGCCATCATCTGGATCCCAGTCCCATCAACAAGGCAATCGCCAATGCTGTGCGGACCGCCGACGTCCAAAAGCGGGTTAGTGCGCACACGTTTCGCCATTCATTTGCGACGGATTTGCTCCGGCGAGGTACAGACATCCGTACGATCCAGAGTTTGCTGGGCCACAAAGATGTGCAGACGACAATGATCTACACACACGTTCTACAGCAAGGTGGCGAAGGCGTGATCAGCCCGCTTGAAGACCTTTGATCTTTGAAGGTCGCGCAAGGTTTCTTAAATGGTTGTTAAAAAACAGGGCAGGGGACGGCCCAGGATTGTCCCTTTTCATAACCGGGGTGATGCGTGTTGAAGGCTTGCCGGTTGTGCAATTTTTACCACGGTTCGTTGCAGTATTTTGCCGTTTTTAAGTTTATATGACATTTTTACGGTTTGCAGGCGGCCCTGTGCGAATAGTTGAACGCATTCAGGGTAGAGTTCCCACTCCAATTTCAGGCCCTTTTCCTTGATTGAATCCAACGTATCGTCCTCCTTGATCTGAAATGCCTTCTGACCTATTATGGGCCCGGAGTCTTCGCCATAATCGACAAAGTGTACTGTGCAGCCTCCGACTTTGCATCCATACCTGAATGTATCGCCATATCCATCGACTCCAGGAAAGGACGGAAGCAGGGCAGGGTGGATATTCATGATGCGCTGAACACCTGGATCAGTATTTACCCTGTTAATGAAATATGGGGTAAAATTTCTCATAAAACCGGCTAAAACAAGAAGGTCAAATGGATAAGATTTCATTTCTTCAAGAAGCTTTGCCTCGGCAACAGCCCTTGTAATAATAAAGGATTTTACCTTTTCAACGGCTGCATTATCTGAAAACAGATGCTGTTTGGAAAGTATATCATCCAGATCAAAATCATCCGGCAGGATAACCTGCTCAGGCTCTTTCTTATAATCTAGTATTATCGATTTGTAGTTAACAACAAATGTAGGAATTTTGTGTTTAAGACCCCTTTCAAGCCCTCGCGCTTCAGGGTTATCCGATCCCACAAACACCATTTTTCCATCTATCCTGCCTGATTCGCATGCATCAATAATGGCCTGAAGGTTTGTGCCACCTCCTGAGATTAGAGCGCCGATACTTATTTTTTTGCCCATTTATTATTTTCCTCCTTGAACCGCAATAGCGATTATGTAACAAAACCGATTTCATGTGTCAATTGTAAGGATTTTTCCGATTGGAAATCCATAAATATTGACAATGATTATTTATATTACTATATTTGACTTTATTGTTGAGATACCTTATTATATTTTTTTTGTAACTACACAAATAAAAAGGATATGTTATTATGGCAGCAAATATTGTAGAAGTTAACGATGACAGTTTTGATGCCGAGGTATTAGCGGCGGATAAACCCGTGCTGGTAGATTTCTGGGCTCCGTGGTGCGGGCCATGCAGGGCGATCGGTCCGGTAATTAATGAGATATCAGGTTTTTTCGGCGAGCAGGTCAAATTTGTAAAATTCAATGTTGATGACAATCCTGCCACACCTGGAAAATACGGTATCAGATCAATACCAACATTAATGTTTTTCAAACAGGGTAATGTTGTTGATCAGGTAATAGGTATAGTTGCGAAAGCAAAACTTGAAGAAATTATAAATAAAATACTGTAGGAAATTTTGTGATGAAAAAGGCTGATTTCGACCTTGTAATAATCGGCGGTGGTCCCGCGGGGCTGACCGCCGGTCTTTATGCGGCACGAGCCAGGTTAAATGTTATCCTGGTTGAGAAGGCCATTCCGGGCGGACAGGTTATTACAACCGACTGGATCGAAAATTATCCGGGTTTTCCCAAAGGTCTTAGCGGAGCCGATCTGATCCAAAATATAACACAGCAAACAAAGCGGTTTGATCTTAATATTGAAAACAATGAAGTAATTTCAATCGATTGTTCTGGAAATATCAAGGAAGTCAGGCTTTCCGATAGAACCATTACCGCTTATACAATTATCATAGCCACAGGGGCTTCCCCAAGAAAACTGGGTGTTCCCGGTGAAGATAGATTTTATGGCAAAGGGGTATCATTTTGCGCTACTTGTGACGGGCCGTTCTATAAAGACCTTGTAGTCGCTGCAATTGGAGGAGGAAATACCGCGGTGCAGGAAAGCTTATTTCTTACGAAATTTGCCAGCAAGGTATATCTTATTCATCGAAGGGACGAACTCAGGGCAACGAAGATTTTGCAGGAACGTGCTTTTGCCAACAACAAGATAGAAATTGTCTGGGATTCAATAATAACAAGCATTAACGGCGGCTTAACCAATGTCGAAAATATTACGGTAAAAAATGTTAAAACAAATGACTCAAAAAAGTTGCAGGTTGATGGATGCTTTGTCTGGACAGGCATACATCCAAACACCGGATTTTTAGGCGGCTGTGTCAGGTTGGATGAGTCCGGATTTGTTATAGCCGATTCAAACATGGAGACTTCGCTGCCTGGAGTATTTGTTGCAGGAGATGTACGCAACACTCCGCTGCGACAAATTGTAACAGCAGCAGGTGATGCTGCAATTGCGGCATTTTCAGCCGAGCATTATATAGCAAATATAAAATGAAACGTAATGCTTTAGCCATTTGAAAAAAATCAGACAGGATAACAGGACAAACAAGATTAAATCTCATTTTAGCAATCCAGTAAATCATAAAAAATCATAGTCCGAGGAAGGTGTACAAACAAATAAAAGACAAAGAATTGACCTAAAAATCATCGGTTATGCTTATAGAGTTTACAATCTGAATGAGTTGTGGTTTTAAGATTTAACTATTAATTTTGGTAAACGGAAAGTTGAAATCAAACGTAAAGTAAAGGATTTTAACGGGGATTTACAGGATAAGTTTTGATGTTTTAATCCTGAACATTCTGTTAATCCTGTCAAAAAGTCTCTTTAAAAGGCCTAAATTATTATAATGAAACGTATATTAATATTTTGTCTAATTTCTTTTTTTGTTTTTTCCAGTTGCGCGTGGTTTGAAAAAAAGGAAGAAAAACCGGCCCAGGAGCTTGCAAGCAATGGAATGGATGATTTCAAAAGTGGAAATTATAAAAAAGCGATTGAATCATTTGAAAAGTTAAAAGACTGGTATCCTTTCAGTAAATTTGCGATCCTTGCGGAACTGAAAATTGCCGACGCTTATTACTGTTTAAAGGAATATGAAGATGCTATTTTTGCTTATGAGGAGTTTGAAAATCTTCATCCCAATAACGAGGCCATACCTTATATAATATACCGGATCGGGCTGTGTTATTTTGAACAGGTGAGCACGCCGGACAGGGATCAGAGTTCGGCGGAAAAGGCAAAATCCACATTTATACGTCTGATAAAGCAGTTCCCGCGTGATAAATACGCTCATATGGGAAAAGCATATATTGAGAAATGCGATAAAAGCCTTGCCGAAGGTGTGTTCGGGGTAGGGTTGTATTATTATCAGAGCAAACACTACAAGGGGGCGCTGGCCAGATTCAAGTCGGTTATATCCGATTACCCTGATGTTGGGGTGCATTATAAGGCGCTTCAATATATCGCTCAATGTGAAGCATTGATAGAAGAAAATAACAAATAAAGGACATGTTAATGGTAGCTGCAAGCGCATGTCTGCTTGGTTACAACTGCAGATATGATGGGAAAAGCAAAAAAAGTGCCATTGTCTTTAAGCATCTGGCAATGGAAAGTATTCTGCCAATCTGTCCTGAACAGTTAGGAGGGCTTGCAACCCCGAGAGATCCGTCCAGACTTGTTGACGGAGATGGTTTTGATGTGTTGGATGGAAATGCAAGAGTCGTAAACATTCATGGAATAGACAATACAAAGGCTTTTATTGATGGAGCCTATGCTGCTTTGAATCAGATAAAAGTGCATAATGTTAAATTTTGTTTTTTAAAAGATAAAAGCCCTTCGTGAGGGGTGGGTATGTGGGAGCGGTCGCGTCCTGAGATGTCGGGCAGCACGGAATCAAACAATATAACCGGAGTTGCGGCAGC contains the following coding sequences:
- the trxB gene encoding thioredoxin-disulfide reductase; this translates as MKKADFDLVIIGGGPAGLTAGLYAARARLNVILVEKAIPGGQVITTDWIENYPGFPKGLSGADLIQNITQQTKRFDLNIENNEVISIDCSGNIKEVRLSDRTITAYTIIIATGASPRKLGVPGEDRFYGKGVSFCATCDGPFYKDLVVAAIGGGNTAVQESLFLTKFASKVYLIHRRDELRATKILQERAFANNKIEIVWDSIITSINGGLTNVENITVKNVKTNDSKKLQVDGCFVWTGIHPNTGFLGGCVRLDESGFVIADSNMETSLPGVFVAGDVRNTPLRQIVTAAGDAAIAAFSAEHYIANIK
- the purN gene encoding phosphoribosylglycinamide formyltransferase, which encodes MGKKISIGALISGGGTNLQAIIDACESGRIDGKMVFVGSDNPEARGLERGLKHKIPTFVVNYKSIILDYKKEPEQVILPDDFDLDDILSKQHLFSDNAAVEKVKSFIITRAVAEAKLLEEMKSYPFDLLVLAGFMRNFTPYFINRVNTDPGVQRIMNIHPALLPSFPGVDGYGDTFRYGCKVGGCTVHFVDYGEDSGPIIGQKAFQIKEDDTLDSIKEKGLKLEWELYPECVQLFAQGRLQTVKMSYKLKNGKILQRTVVKIAQPASLQHASPRL
- the trxA gene encoding thioredoxin; this translates as MAANIVEVNDDSFDAEVLAADKPVLVDFWAPWCGPCRAIGPVINEISGFFGEQVKFVKFNVDDNPATPGKYGIRSIPTLMFFKQGNVVDQVIGIVAKAKLEEIINKIL
- a CDS encoding outer membrane protein assembly factor BamD — its product is MKRILIFCLISFFVFSSCAWFEKKEEKPAQELASNGMDDFKSGNYKKAIESFEKLKDWYPFSKFAILAELKIADAYYCLKEYEDAIFAYEEFENLHPNNEAIPYIIYRIGLCYFEQVSTPDRDQSSAEKAKSTFIRLIKQFPRDKYAHMGKAYIEKCDKSLAEGVFGVGLYYYQSKHYKGALARFKSVISDYPDVGVHYKALQYIAQCEALIEENNK
- a CDS encoding integron integrase, which encodes MSSKSNILNDMRDVMRRRHYSIRTERSYCDWVKRFVLHFNMKSRDDLSDGEKKIETYLTFLARDRNVAPSTQNQALNALVFFYKHVLKQPLDEKINAERAIRKIRIPVVLTRDETKRIIGAMTGIHQLVVKLLYGSGLRIIECLRLRVHDIDFDMKALTVRSGKGDKDRVTTLPPSLQAALETHLMRVRIVHEGDIANGYGEVYLPHALARKYTNAARQWQWQYVFPAQKLSTDPRTGIVRRHHLDPSPINKAIANAVRTADVQKRVSAHTFRHSFATDLLRRGTDIRTIQSLLGHKDVQTTMIYTHVLQQGGEGVISPLEDL
- a CDS encoding DUF523 domain-containing protein, encoding MVAASACLLGYNCRYDGKSKKSAIVFKHLAMESILPICPEQLGGLATPRDPSRLVDGDGFDVLDGNARVVNIHGIDNTKAFIDGAYAALNQIKVHNVKFCFLKDKSPS